The Azospirillum baldaniorum genome segment ACTTCCTTGTTCTCGGCGTTCAGGATCTGCACGTCCCAGCCCGGCATCGGGCGGGTGGCGGAGCCGTACTTGATCGGGAAGAGATGCACGCCCAGCGGGTTGCCGGAGATCGCCCAGCCGGTTTCGGTCTGCCACCAGTGATCGATGACCGGAACGTTCAGATTGTCCTCGGCCCAATGCAGCGTGTCGGGGTCCGACCGCTCGCCGGCCAGGAACAGGGCGCGGAAGTGCGACAGGTCGTACTTCTTCAGCAGTTCGGCGTTGGGGTCCTCGCGCTTGATGGCTCGGAAGGCGGTCGGGGCGGTGAACAGCGTGCCGATCTTGTGCTGCTCGATCACCCGCCAGAAGGTGCCGGCGTCCGGCGTGCCCACCGGCTTGCCTTCGAACACCACCGTGGTGCAGCCGTGCAGCAGCGGTCCGTAGACGATGTAGGAGTGGCCGACGACCCAGCCCACGTCCGACGCCGCCCAGTACACCTCGCCCGGCTCGACGTTGTAGATGTTCTTCATCGTCCACTTCAGCGCCACGGCGTGGCCGCCGTTGTCACGGATCACGCCCTTCGGCTGGCCCGTGGTGCCCGAGGTGTAGAGGATGTAGAGCGGGTCGGTCGCGGCGACCGGCACGCATTCCGCCGGTTCGGCCTTGGCGACGGCCTCCGCCCAATCCACGTCGCGGCCTTCGACCAGGGTGGCGGTTTCCTGCGGGCGCTGGAAGACGATAACGCTGGACGGCTTGTGCTCCGCCTGCTCGATGGCGGCATCGAGCATCGGCTTGTACTTGACGACGCGGTTCGGCTCGATGCCGCAGGAGGCCGAGACGATGGCCTTCGGCCGGGAGTCGTTGATGCGGGTCGCCAGCTCGTGCGGGGCGAAGCCGCCGAACACCACCGAATGCACCGCGCCGAGACGCGCGCAGGCCAGCATGGCGACCAGTGACTGCGGGATCATCGGCATGTAGAGGATGACGCGGTCGCCCTTCTCCACGCCCTGGGCGCGCAGCGCGCCGGCGAAGCGGGCGACCTGATCCTGAAACTCGGCGTAGGTGATGGTCTGCACGGTCTTGGTGACCGGGCTGTCGTAGATGATCGCCGCCTGGGCGCCGCGTCCGGCCTCCACATGGCGGTCGACGGCGTTGTAGCAGGTGTTCAGGACGCCGCCGGTGAACCAGCGGTAGAAGGGAGCGTTGCTGTCGTCCAGCACCTTGTCCCAGCGCTTGATCCAGGTGATGTCTTCCGCCGCCTCGCCCCAGAATCCGTCGGGGTCGGACAGGGAACGGGCGTGGATCTGGTTGTAGCGAT includes the following:
- a CDS encoding propionyl-CoA synthetase, encoding MSQSSADRYNQIHARSLSDPDGFWGEAAEDITWIKRWDKVLDDSNAPFYRWFTGGVLNTCYNAVDRHVEAGRGAQAAIIYDSPVTKTVQTITYAEFQDQVARFAGALRAQGVEKGDRVILYMPMIPQSLVAMLACARLGAVHSVVFGGFAPHELATRINDSRPKAIVSASCGIEPNRVVKYKPMLDAAIEQAEHKPSSVIVFQRPQETATLVEGRDVDWAEAVAKAEPAECVPVAATDPLYILYTSGTTGQPKGVIRDNGGHAVALKWTMKNIYNVEPGEVYWAASDVGWVVGHSYIVYGPLLHGCTTVVFEGKPVGTPDAGTFWRVIEQHKIGTLFTAPTAFRAIKREDPNAELLKKYDLSHFRALFLAGERSDPDTLHWAEDNLNVPVIDHWWQTETGWAISGNPLGVHLFPIKYGSATRPMPGWDVQILNAENKEVPRGDIGAICVKLPLPPGTLPTLWNADDRYRKSYLSDYPGYYQTGDAGFIDDDGYVYIMARTDDIINVAGHRLSTGGMEEVLASHKDVAECAVIGVADDLKGQVPLGFLCLKAGVTRPHEEIVKEVVQLVREQIGPVADFKRAVVVERLPKTRSGKILRGTMQKIADNQDYKTPATIDDPGILPEIAEALQSLGYAKTHQVG